From Emcibacteraceae bacterium, the proteins below share one genomic window:
- a CDS encoding MAPEG family protein, with protein sequence MDLVTIVIGIALVEYVFFAMMVGKARVQSGIKAPATTGNDVFERYYRVQMNTLELLVAFIPGMVMFARAYGSEIAAGLGIVFIIGRFIYYKSYVADPEKRSMGFGLSFLPTVILVIGGIIGAAMNMANSPM encoded by the coding sequence ATGGATCTTGTAACAATCGTAATTGGCATTGCGCTGGTAGAATATGTATTTTTTGCAATGATGGTCGGTAAGGCCCGGGTGCAAAGCGGTATTAAAGCGCCTGCAACAACCGGTAACGACGTTTTTGAACGTTATTATCGGGTGCAGATGAATACACTTGAACTTTTGGTGGCTTTTATTCCCGGAATGGTCATGTTTGCCAGAGCTTATGGCTCCGAAATTGCAGCGGGCCTTGGTATAGTCTTTATCATCGGACGATTTATTTATTATAAAAGCTATGTTGCTGATCCGGAAAAACGCAGCATGGGTTTTGGCTTAAGCTTTTTGCCGACGGTTATCCTGGTGATCGGTGGCATAATCGGCGCAGCGATGAATATGGCAAATTCACCAATGTAA
- a CDS encoding DUF1285 domain-containing protein, producing the protein MENTDYHNGNRDGFRPAHFISEAMKAFNNQKRPPLHLWHPDFCGNIDIRIDRAGNWYYMGTLINRERMVKLFSTILRREGEDYFLVTPIEKVGIRVDDAPFTAVEMEMDQGSIIFRTNLDDYVKVDDRHPITVSINDETGEPSPYVRVRDNLDALISRSVYYQLAEMAVEHDGRFGVWSCGSFFSLDGQTI; encoded by the coding sequence ATGGAAAACACTGATTATCATAACGGAAACAGGGACGGCTTTCGACCGGCACATTTCATTTCTGAAGCGATGAAAGCCTTCAATAATCAAAAGCGACCTCCGCTTCATCTCTGGCATCCTGACTTTTGCGGCAATATTGATATTCGTATCGACCGGGCAGGAAACTGGTATTATATGGGAACCCTGATTAACCGGGAAAGAATGGTGAAGCTGTTTTCAACCATTCTGCGCCGGGAAGGCGAAGATTATTTTCTGGTGACGCCGATTGAAAAAGTCGGGATCAGGGTTGATGATGCCCCCTTTACCGCGGTTGAAATGGAAATGGATCAGGGGTCGATCATATTTCGAACCAATCTTGATGATTATGTCAAAGTGGATGACAGGCATCCGATTACGGTGAGTATTAATGATGAAACAGGTGAGCCATCCCCTTATGTGCGTGTCCGGGATAATCTTGATGCACTGATATCACGCAGTGTATATTACCAGCTGGCGGAAATGGCGGTTGAGCATGATGGCAGGTTTGGTGTGTGGAGTTGTGGCAGTTTTTTTTCCCTGGACGGACAGACTATATGA
- a CDS encoding zinc-dependent metalloprotease: MLRAFFSTLVIIIFSASAQAQTISDFTKGMEKKQGFFDIYLDHQKGAVYLEIKKFDQDFIYKVSLPGALGSNDVALDRGQLGDTKLVYFGRVGEKVLLHQKNTRYIATSDNPSERLAAVNAFAPSIVWSFKAVATDKDGSTLINITDMMMSDQHGIADKIKRSGQGDFSFNEPRSFVNFDKVKTFPKNTELESSVTFMGNNPGNFVRSVAANPKIITLKQRISFVELPDDNYQPRIFDPAMSFNDTEVMDYGTPIDQPIVKRYINRHRLVKKDPNAAISEPVKPIIYYIDRGAPPLIREALREGVEWWNEAFEAAGFKNAFQAKIMPEDMDPDDVRYNVVNWVHRSTRGWSYGASVRDPRTGEIIKGHVTLGSLRSRQDFMIANAVTGPYKDGKADIDDSIALVIARTRQLGAHEVGHTLGFAHNYIASTNDDDDVMDYPHPKMSVDKDGNISIKNPYREKIGEWNKIAVNWGYRQYANEGEEKAGLQKILKDAYASGHQFVADGPDSRGVSSLHADSHLWDFGDDVLKATKQMYEVRKVALAKFGLDNIADGTPLSSLEETLVPLYYLPRFQINAAAKSIGGMIYGYEVKGAGLVPRHTMVSRERQDAAMDLVLEALSPDYLTLPKHILDLIPPKAFGYELTNESFPRDTGASFDALALVEAHANHTLGLLFDRYRLARVNDFNVRDSSQISLDRYIVKIAQNTILASRLDDPLKAAVQRRVGHVFVHYMMMTAADHDASPAVQAMVASHLAGLKGILEEKIAKEEMNREYKAHYQAQARRIGLFLEGKYMPKASDLAQIPPGEPI; this comes from the coding sequence ATGTTACGGGCATTTTTCAGCACGTTAGTCATCATTATTTTCTCAGCTTCGGCACAGGCGCAGACCATATCCGATTTTACCAAGGGGATGGAAAAAAAACAGGGTTTTTTTGATATCTATCTGGATCATCAGAAAGGGGCTGTTTATCTGGAAATTAAAAAATTTGATCAGGATTTTATCTATAAAGTCAGTCTTCCCGGGGCGCTTGGATCCAATGATGTAGCGCTTGACCGTGGACAGCTTGGCGATACCAAACTGGTTTATTTCGGCCGTGTCGGTGAAAAGGTGCTGCTGCATCAGAAAAACACCCGCTATATCGCCACCAGTGACAACCCGAGTGAACGGCTGGCTGCGGTCAATGCCTTTGCCCCGTCTATCGTCTGGAGCTTTAAGGCGGTTGCCACCGATAAGGACGGCAGCACACTAATCAACATTACCGATATGATGATGTCGGACCAGCATGGCATAGCTGATAAGATTAAAAGAAGCGGGCAGGGCGATTTCAGCTTTAACGAGCCCCGTAGTTTTGTCAATTTTGATAAGGTCAAAACCTTCCCCAAAAATACCGAACTTGAAAGCTCGGTTACTTTTATGGGGAATAATCCAGGAAATTTTGTCCGCTCGGTGGCGGCCAATCCGAAAATTATTACTCTTAAACAGCGGATATCCTTTGTTGAGCTGCCGGATGATAATTATCAGCCGCGTATTTTTGACCCGGCCATGAGCTTTAATGATACGGAAGTGATGGATTACGGCACTCCGATTGATCAGCCGATCGTGAAACGCTATATCAATCGTCACCGTCTGGTGAAAAAAGACCCGAATGCGGCGATCAGCGAGCCGGTCAAGCCGATCATTTATTATATTGACCGTGGCGCTCCGCCACTGATCAGGGAAGCCTTACGTGAAGGGGTTGAATGGTGGAACGAGGCATTTGAAGCGGCCGGATTTAAAAATGCGTTTCAGGCGAAAATTATGCCCGAAGATATGGACCCGGATGATGTGCGTTATAATGTGGTCAACTGGGTTCACCGCTCAACCCGTGGCTGGTCATACGGGGCCAGTGTCCGTGATCCGCGTACCGGTGAAATTATCAAAGGGCATGTGACTCTTGGCTCACTGCGGTCCCGACAGGATTTTATGATCGCCAATGCGGTGACCGGCCCTTATAAGGACGGTAAAGCCGATATTGATGACAGTATTGCCCTTGTCATTGCCCGGACCCGCCAGCTTGGCGCGCATGAAGTGGGCCATACACTTGGGTTTGCCCATAATTATATCGCCAGCACAAATGATGATGACGATGTGATGGATTACCCGCATCCGAAAATGTCAGTGGATAAGGACGGTAATATTTCCATCAAAAACCCATACCGTGAAAAAATCGGTGAATGGAATAAAATTGCCGTGAACTGGGGGTATCGTCAGTATGCGAATGAAGGGGAAGAAAAAGCAGGGCTACAGAAAATACTGAAAGATGCCTATGCTTCCGGTCATCAGTTTGTGGCAGACGGACCGGACAGCCGCGGCGTATCAAGCCTTCATGCGGACAGCCATTTGTGGGATTTTGGCGATGACGTTTTGAAAGCCACAAAACAGATGTATGAGGTACGGAAAGTCGCGCTTGCCAAATTCGGGCTTGATAATATTGCGGATGGAACACCGCTTTCCAGCCTTGAGGAAACATTGGTGCCGCTTTACTATCTGCCACGGTTTCAGATTAATGCGGCGGCAAAATCAATCGGTGGCATGATTTACGGCTATGAAGTCAAGGGGGCCGGTCTGGTGCCGCGCCATACCATGGTATCACGCGAGCGTCAGGATGCGGCGATGGATCTGGTCTTAGAAGCACTTTCGCCCGATTATCTGACCCTGCCAAAACATATTCTTGACCTGATCCCGCCCAAGGCATTTGGCTATGAGCTGACGAATGAAAGTTTTCCGCGCGACACCGGGGCAAGTTTTGATGCGTTGGCGCTGGTGGAAGCCCATGCCAATCATACACTCGGCCTTCTGTTTGACAGATATCGCCTGGCACGGGTCAATGATTTTAATGTGCGGGACAGCTCACAAATCAGTCTTGACCGTTATATCGTGAAAATTGCCCAAAATACCATATTGGCATCGCGGCTTGATGATCCGCTAAAAGCGGCGGTTCAACGCCGGGTCGGGCATGTGTTTGTCCATTATATGATGATGACGGCGGCGGATCATGATGCTTCACCGGCGGTGCAGGCAATGGTGGCATCGCATCTGGCCGGGCTTAAGGGGATTTTAGAGGAAAAAATCGCGAAAGAGGAAATGAACCGCGAATATAAAGCCCATTATCAGGCGCAGGCACGGCGGATCGGTCTGTTCCTTGAGGGGAAATATATGCCCAAAGCATCAGACCTGGCACAAATCCCGCCGGGAGAGCCGATTTAA
- a CDS encoding N-acetyltransferase: MIIDLQQKSDEAEVERLLDLAFGPDRHKKAAYAFRDGVPAIEDLSFVIRDGGKLIATLQFWPVQIKGQDVLLLGPIAVEPSLQGKGYGIGLMRHGLERAKMLGHKRVVLVGDEPYYARLGFSRQMAEDFTMEGQKDLSRLLALELEPGAFSGLAGAIEKQH; this comes from the coding sequence ATGATAATTGATTTACAGCAAAAATCTGATGAGGCGGAGGTTGAAAGGCTGCTTGATCTTGCGTTTGGACCTGATCGTCATAAAAAGGCAGCCTATGCTTTTCGGGACGGCGTCCCGGCGATTGAGGATCTGTCCTTTGTGATCAGGGACGGTGGAAAGCTTATTGCGACGCTCCAGTTCTGGCCTGTGCAGATAAAAGGTCAGGATGTGCTTTTGCTTGGGCCGATTGCGGTTGAGCCATCATTGCAAGGCAAGGGATATGGCATCGGATTGATGCGGCACGGGCTTGAACGGGCAAAAATGCTTGGCCATAAAAGGGTCGTCCTTGTCGGCGATGAACCATATTATGCACGGCTGGGGTTTAGCCGCCAGATGGCAGAAGATTTTACCATGGAAGGACAGAAGGACCTGTCGAGACTGCTGGCTCTCGAGCTGGAACCGGGGGCATTTTCCGGCCTCGCCGGCGCTATTGAAAAACAGCATTAA
- a CDS encoding CoA pyrophosphatase: MRRQITRLFERHDPIMRRALTPAEARVWIRPTNGDHSLYRPDEIMKDIGDFTHELPLKASAVLVPIVERGDQLSILLTKRSAHLKSHSGQVSFPGGRCDDDDLHAMATALREAKEEINLPQSHVEVIGAMEDYETVTGYSVSPVVGFVNPDFKMILQQSEVEEVFEVPLDFILNEKNHTIESIHWRGKKRYYYVFPHEQYKIWGATAAMLVRFARLVNEYEQCAA; encoded by the coding sequence ATGAGAAGACAGATTACGCGATTATTTGAACGACATGACCCGATCATGAGACGTGCACTGACCCCTGCAGAAGCAAGGGTATGGATCCGTCCGACAAATGGGGATCATTCACTTTACCGTCCGGATGAAATAATGAAGGATATTGGTGATTTTACCCATGAATTACCGCTTAAGGCTTCGGCAGTGCTTGTTCCCATCGTTGAACGGGGTGATCAGCTTTCAATTCTGCTGACCAAACGGTCGGCCCATCTGAAAAGCCATAGCGGTCAGGTCAGCTTTCCCGGTGGGCGTTGTGACGATGATGATCTGCATGCGATGGCAACGGCTTTACGTGAAGCAAAAGAGGAAATCAATCTGCCGCAAAGCCATGTTGAGGTGATCGGGGCTATGGAAGATTATGAAACAGTGACCGGCTATAGCGTGTCGCCGGTTGTTGGCTTTGTTAATCCCGATTTCAAAATGATTTTGCAGCAAAGCGAAGTGGAAGAAGTTTTTGAAGTCCCGCTGGACTTTATCCTCAACGAAAAGAACCATACGATTGAAAGCATTCACTGGCGCGGCAAGAAACGATATTATTATGTATTTCCCCATGAACAGTATAAGATATGGGGAGCAACGGCGGCCATGCTGGTCCGCTTTGCCAGACTGGTCAATGAATATGAACAATGTGCCGCTTAA
- a CDS encoding porin: MLHKRIFAIPSLFILGAGALAVNAGAQEATANPETEFVKPDVRELQQQIDELKTTVEKLTDEKAQNEAAKPDGQKNNDFILTWEPGPVLSSADGRFSFEINGRMTYDYSIITFKDGDGTSRPLDKINGTNMRHLELGVRGNFLGSFSYRIATKFVDNEVDVKLAYIDYSFGNTTIVAGQTRTYATLDKLTPPPNAAFAERAAFINALRINPQVGVGVSHHGENWSVSGGYFFENASTGNSSLDDNNMVSARLTYSPRLENGVGLHFGGSGFYRNENGHAYDLNYSTRPFINQGDLKPLASSSFMVTGETFFDGEFVATYKSFGFQSEYGFVKDHLSSMETLTGTDPIYEGGYVEVSFFPTGGERVIDGKDGRYDNVKIANPVGAGGMGEVRLAARYDVADFTHENFGRKQKSVIVAADWYLNDLIKLQGNYAYTVVRDFSNEKTDIINSVNTRLMVNF, translated from the coding sequence ATGCTTCATAAACGAATATTTGCAATACCGTCCCTCTTCATTCTGGGGGCCGGGGCTCTTGCTGTGAATGCAGGTGCACAGGAAGCGACGGCCAATCCTGAAACAGAATTTGTCAAACCTGACGTCAGGGAACTTCAGCAGCAGATTGATGAGCTTAAAACCACTGTAGAAAAATTGACAGATGAGAAAGCACAGAATGAAGCCGCAAAACCGGATGGTCAGAAGAATAATGATTTTATTCTTACCTGGGAACCGGGCCCGGTGTTAAGTTCTGCTGACGGGCGTTTTTCGTTCGAAATAAACGGCCGTATGACTTATGATTATTCGATCATCACTTTCAAGGATGGGGATGGCACATCACGTCCGCTTGATAAAATAAACGGCACCAACATGCGCCATCTTGAACTTGGGGTTCGCGGAAACTTTCTCGGCAGTTTCAGTTACCGGATAGCGACAAAATTTGTTGATAATGAAGTGGATGTCAAGCTGGCCTATATTGATTATTCATTCGGCAATACGACCATTGTTGCCGGGCAGACCAGAACCTATGCCACACTGGATAAGCTGACACCGCCGCCCAATGCGGCGTTTGCCGAGCGGGCGGCCTTTATCAATGCGTTGCGGATTAATCCACAGGTTGGTGTTGGTGTATCACACCACGGGGAAAATTGGTCGGTCAGCGGCGGATATTTTTTTGAAAATGCCTCAACCGGGAATAGTTCTCTCGACGATAATAACATGGTATCTGCCCGTCTTACCTATAGCCCGCGGCTGGAGAATGGCGTTGGTCTTCATTTTGGCGGCTCAGGTTTTTACCGAAATGAGAATGGTCATGCATATGACCTTAATTACAGTACCCGGCCATTCATAAATCAGGGGGATTTAAAACCGCTGGCATCAAGCAGTTTTATGGTTACGGGTGAGACATTTTTTGACGGTGAATTTGTGGCAACCTATAAATCATTCGGCTTTCAAAGCGAATATGGTTTTGTGAAGGATCATCTGAGCAGTATGGAAACACTGACAGGGACAGATCCCATATATGAAGGCGGCTATGTTGAGGTAAGCTTTTTTCCGACCGGTGGCGAGCGGGTGATCGACGGCAAGGATGGCCGTTATGATAATGTAAAAATTGCCAATCCGGTGGGGGCAGGAGGCATGGGCGAAGTGAGGCTGGCAGCCCGCTATGATGTTGCCGATTTTACCCATGAAAATTTTGGACGAAAGCAGAAATCAGTCATAGTTGCCGCTGACTGGTATCTTAATGACCTGATTAAGCTGCAGGGGAATTATGCCTATACTGTGGTTCGTGATTTCAGCAATGAAAAGACAGATATCATAAATTCTGTCAATACGCGGTTAATGGTGAATTTTTAG